From Synchiropus splendidus isolate RoL2022-P1 chromosome 10, RoL_Sspl_1.0, whole genome shotgun sequence, the proteins below share one genomic window:
- the ackr3a gene encoding atypical chemokine receptor 3a: MSLSTSELEDLWRSLGELNLSETFSNISSVDATLCATSFHRSALLYSMCVLYTFIFVVGLAANALVLWVNLRSQRDSAPRPETHTYIAQLAAADLCVCATLPVWVSSLAQHGHWPFGEAACKLTHLLFSVNLFGSIFFLACMSVDRYLSLRRPAERKGARRAACLAVWLLALAASLPDTYFLRTVKSSHGDSVLCRPVYPEQNPREWMVGVQLSFILLGFLLPFPVIAVFYALIARAFAGPSPAAAEQERRVSRRVILAYIVVFLGCWGPYHLVLLLDALAQLGLLPLSCRLENVLYVALHLTQCLSLLHCCVNPVLYNFIHRNYRYDLMKAFIFKYSRRTGLARLIEASNASDAEYSAVDAAPQI; encoded by the coding sequence ATGAGTCTGAGCACCAGCGAGCTGGAGGACCTGTGGAGGTCGCTGGGCGAGCTCAACCTGTCGGAGACCTTCAGCAACATCTCCAGCGTGGACGCCACGCTGTGCGCCACCTCCTTCCACCGCAGCGCCCTGCTCTACTCCATGTGCGTGCTCTACACCTTCATCTTCGTGGTGGGCCTGGCCGCCAACGCGCTGGTCCTCTGGGTCAACCTGCGCAGCCAGCGAGACTCCGCCCCTCGCCCCGAGACCCACACCTACATCGCGCAGCTGGCGGCGGCCGACCTGTGCGTGTGCGCCACGCTGCCGGTGTGGGTGAGCTCGCTGGCGCAGCACGGCCACTGGCCCTTCGGCGAGGCGGCGTGCAAGCTCACGCACCTGCTCTTCTCCGTCAACCTCTTCGGCAGCATCTTCTTCCTGGCCTGCATGAGCGTGGACCGCTACCTGAGCCTGCGGCGGCCGGCCGAGAGGAAGGGCGCCCGCCGCGCCGCCTGCCTGGCCGTGTGGCTGCTGGCGCTGGCCGCCTCGCTGCCCGACACCTACTTCCTGCGCACTGTCAAGTCCTCGCACGGCGACAGCGTGCTGTGCCGGCCCGTCTACCCCGAGCAGAACCCGCGCGAGTGGATGGTGGGCGTCCAGCTCAGCTTCATCCTGCTGGGCTTCCTGCTGCCCTTCCCCGTCATCGCCGTCTTCTACGCCCTGATCGCCCGGGCCTTCGCCGGCCCCTCGCCGGCGGCGGCGGAGCAGGAGCGGCGCGTGAGCCGCCGCGTCATCCTGGCCTACATCGTGGTGTTCCTGGGCTGCTGGGGGCCGTaccacctggtgctgctgctggacgccCTGGCGCAGCTGGGCCTGCTGCCGCTCAGCTGCCGGCTGGAGAACGTGCTGTACGTGGCCCTGCACCTCACGCAGTGCCTGTCCCTGCTGCACTGCTGCGTCAACCCCGTCCTCTACAACTTCATCCACCGCAACTACCGCTACGACCTCATGAAGGCCTTCATCTTCAAGTACTCCAGGCGCACCGGCCTGGCGCGCCTCATCGAGGCCTCCAACGCCTCCGACGCCGAGTACTCCGCCGTGGACGCCGCGCCGCAGATCTGA
- the rpe gene encoding ribulose-phosphate 3-epimerase has product MFGSAARRVLLGCSMAYSAKIGPSILSSDLSCLGSECVRMVECGADYLHLDVMDGHFVPNITFGHPMVECLRRSVGPEPFFDMHMMVSRPEQWVKAMAAAGANQYTFHLEATSEPGQLIKEVKESGMKVGLAIKPGTTVEDLAPWANQIDMALVMTVEPGFGGQKFMEDMMPKVAWLRSQFPSLDIEVDGGVGPDTIHRCAEAGANMIVSGSAVIGSEDPRAVIALLRTAVAEAIQKRSLDR; this is encoded by the exons ATGTTTGGGTCCGCGGCGCGGCGCGTGCTCCTCGGCTGCAGCATGGCGTACAGCGCGAAGATCGGTCCGTCCATCCTCAGCAGCGACCTGTCGTGTCTGGGCAGCGAGTGCGTTCGGATGGTGGAGTGCGGGGCCGACTACCTGCACCTGGACGTCATGGACGG GCACTTCGTCCCCAACATCACCTTCGGCCACCCCATGGTGGAGTGTCTGCGCAGGTCCGTCGGTCCGGAGCCCTTCTTTG ACATGCACATGATGGTGTCGCGGCCGGAGCAGTGGGTGAAGGCCATGGCAGCCGCGGGAGCCAACCAGTACACCTTCCACCTGGAGGCCACCAGCGAGCCGGGCCAGCTCATCAAGGAGGTCAAGGAGAGCGGCATGAAG GTGGGTTTGGCGATCAAGCCCGGCACCACGGTGGAGGACCTCGCGCCGTGGGCCAACCAGATCGACATGGCTCTGGTCATGACAGTGGAGCCAGGATTCGGAGGGCAGAAGTTCATGGAGGACATGATGCCCAAG GTGGCGTGGCTGAGGAGTCAGTTCCCCTCGCTGGACATCGAAGTGGACGGTGGCGTGGGCCCGGACACCATCCACAGATGTGCCGAG GCCGGCGCCAACATGATCGTGTCGGGCAGCGCTGTGATCGGCAGCGAGGACCCGCGCGCCGTCATCGCCCTTCTGCGCACCGCCGTGGCTGAGGCCATCCAGAAGCGCTCGCTGGACCGCTGA